The Palaemon carinicauda isolate YSFRI2023 chromosome 37, ASM3689809v2, whole genome shotgun sequence genome contains a region encoding:
- the LOC137629293 gene encoding uncharacterized protein has translation MSHRRSPKSTVQRKVGVDLSRQSAVSQQISKEYSADIQVKRDNVRQVAERAAKRQDGIRRDAQAEPERQRGESQELIDEGQQRQREDLQQSWTERQRNDLQQSWTERQRVSAARQGSSERQRDYRVNVARQEAAERRQPDSSHYRINSDSKRKSSDCQLETNMEQCKRAHVDTVEPAQEVQRLGQNVATTSVLEDQDEVLSHEEHLEDISEDEEEKPPQHSVDFKKLMLVFLELFPDNFAPVTPRSPPSEFTLVGQ, from the coding sequence atgtcgcacaggcggtctcccaagtCCACTGTTCAGCGGAAGGTTGgagtagatttgtctcggcagagcgCTGTTTCTCAACAAATATCGAAGGAGTATTCAGCCGATATTCAAGTCAAGCGTGATAACGTTCGCCAAGTGGCGGAGCGAGCCGCAAAGCGGCAGGATGGAATCAGGCGCGACGCGCAAGCGGAGCCGGAGCGGCAGCGCGGCGAATCTCAGGAGTTAATTGATGAAGGCCAACAGCGCCAGCGCGAAGACCTACAACAGTCGTGGACAGAGCGCCAGCGCAACGACCTACAACAGTCGTGGACAGAGCGGCAGCGCGTGAGCGCGGCGCGCCAGGGCTCCTCGGAGCGGCAGCGCGATTATCGCGTGAATGTGGCACGTCAGGAGGCGGCAGAGCGGCGCCAGCCAGACTCGTCCCATTATAGAATCAATAGTGACAGTAAACGCAAGTCGAGTGACTGTCAGTTGGAAACTAATATGGAACAATGCAAGCGCGCCCATGTCGACACTGTTGAGCCCGCACAGGAGGTTCAACGTTTAGGACAAAACGTAGCCACAACCTCTGTATTAGAAGATcaggatgaggttctctctcatgAAGAACACTTGGAGGATATCTCGGAAGATgaggaggagaaaccacctcaacattcggtggattTCAAAAAGTTAATGTTAGTCTTCTTGGAGTTATTTCCAGACAACTTTGCACCGGTTACTCCTcgatctcccccttctgagtttaCCTTGGTAGGACAGTGA